In Microbacterium foliorum, the following proteins share a genomic window:
- a CDS encoding L-idonate 5-dehydrogenase has product MKALAIHGKEDIRWEDREVPTPDDGEVRLRVNYVGICGSDLHYYFHGANGEYTIQEPLTPGHELSGVVDLDPSGRLAPGTPVTVHPARYGPEVPGLEDRPHLRPGGDYFGSAAANPHRQGGASEMLIVEEQMIRVLPASLPLERAALAEPLAVAIHAVNLAGDFTGKRVLVIGAGPIGLLVVAAAVKAGASVIGASDVREEPLERAKALGATEVSLVGRDTIENESYDIVFECSGVGVALSSAVRAARRAGTIVQVGMLPNADIGVNLAPMLAKELTIRGAFRFSTEIDDAVALLAESDALDSVISHVLPASDAVQAFDLARDSSASAKVLLSL; this is encoded by the coding sequence ATGAAGGCTCTCGCCATCCACGGCAAAGAAGACATCCGCTGGGAGGACCGCGAGGTTCCGACCCCCGACGACGGCGAGGTGCGCCTTCGCGTGAACTACGTCGGCATCTGCGGATCCGACCTGCACTACTACTTCCACGGCGCCAACGGCGAGTACACGATCCAGGAGCCGCTGACCCCCGGTCATGAGCTGTCGGGTGTCGTCGACCTCGACCCGTCCGGTCGCCTCGCGCCGGGCACCCCCGTCACCGTGCACCCCGCACGCTACGGCCCTGAGGTGCCCGGTCTCGAAGACCGCCCGCACCTGCGCCCCGGCGGCGACTACTTCGGCAGCGCCGCGGCGAATCCGCACCGTCAGGGCGGAGCATCCGAGATGCTGATCGTCGAAGAGCAGATGATCCGAGTGCTCCCGGCCTCGCTGCCCCTCGAGCGCGCAGCCCTCGCCGAGCCGCTGGCCGTCGCCATCCACGCCGTGAACCTCGCCGGCGACTTCACCGGCAAGCGGGTGCTCGTGATCGGCGCCGGACCCATCGGCCTCCTCGTCGTGGCCGCTGCGGTCAAGGCTGGAGCGTCGGTGATCGGCGCCAGCGATGTGCGCGAAGAGCCCCTCGAGCGGGCGAAGGCCCTCGGCGCGACCGAGGTGTCGCTCGTCGGCCGCGACACGATCGAGAACGAGTCGTACGACATCGTCTTCGAATGCTCGGGCGTCGGAGTCGCGCTCTCCTCAGCTGTCCGCGCCGCTCGCCGCGCCGGCACGATCGTGCAGGTCGGAATGCTCCCGAACGCCGACATCGGAGTGAACCTCGCGCCGATGCTCGCCAAGGAGCTCACGATCCGCGGCGCCTTCCGCTTCTCCACCGAGATCGACGACGCGGTCGCCCTGCTGGCCGAGTCCGACGCCCTCGACTCCGTCATCTCCCACGTCCTCCCGGCATCCGATGCCGTCCAGGCCTTCGACCTCGCTCGCGACTCGTCCGCCTCGGCGAAGGTCCTGCTCTCCCTCTAG
- a CDS encoding MFS transporter, whose amino-acid sequence MSEPQTTATAADPAEKRSVKDLVRAAISGWLGTALEFMDYQLYSLAAALVFADLFFSSENPAVAVVAAMATYGVGYVARPVGAFFFARLGDKTGRTKVLFYTILLMGLATTLIGFLPTYNQVGVLAPILLVLLRIAQGFGAGAEISGAGVMLAEYAPAKRRGIIASLVALGTNCGTLLASGIWAILLVAYSEQEVIDWAWRIPFIGSAIIMLFAIWVRFNLKETPVFEERDDVVDGKALSREETIQLATETNDIRTLEAMNRKPWKAFSIALLLRFGQAGNSGMIQTYLISYITVVLLLDRSIGVNAVIVSSLVAFITVPLSGWLGDRFGRKRMYMIWSIVALIIIVPTMLMISSGVTVQVFIGYVVLHNLAVMSFASLENLTLPELFGSRNRYTFTAMAREIAAIIATGAGPVIAAAWVSAVTGSFIPIIIMLFIFTLSALIASIWMPEVAGRDLTDPRDAI is encoded by the coding sequence ATGTCAGAACCGCAGACGACGGCCACGGCCGCCGATCCCGCCGAGAAGAGGTCGGTCAAAGACCTCGTGCGCGCGGCCATATCCGGATGGCTCGGCACGGCGCTGGAGTTCATGGACTACCAGCTCTACTCGCTGGCAGCCGCATTGGTCTTCGCCGATCTGTTCTTCTCCTCCGAGAACCCGGCGGTCGCCGTGGTCGCCGCGATGGCCACCTACGGCGTCGGCTACGTCGCCCGCCCGGTCGGCGCATTCTTCTTCGCGCGTCTCGGTGACAAGACCGGCCGCACGAAGGTGCTGTTCTACACGATCCTCCTGATGGGTCTCGCGACCACCCTGATCGGCTTCCTGCCGACGTACAACCAGGTGGGCGTGCTCGCGCCGATCCTCCTCGTGCTGCTGCGCATCGCGCAGGGCTTCGGCGCGGGAGCCGAGATCTCGGGCGCGGGTGTCATGCTCGCCGAGTACGCACCGGCCAAGCGCCGGGGCATCATCGCCTCGCTCGTCGCGCTCGGCACCAACTGCGGAACCCTGCTCGCCTCGGGCATCTGGGCGATCCTCCTCGTCGCCTACAGCGAGCAGGAGGTCATCGACTGGGCATGGCGCATCCCGTTCATCGGCAGCGCGATCATCATGCTCTTCGCGATCTGGGTGCGTTTCAACCTCAAGGAGACCCCGGTCTTCGAAGAGCGCGATGACGTCGTCGACGGCAAGGCCCTCTCGCGTGAGGAGACGATCCAGCTCGCCACCGAGACCAACGACATCCGCACGCTCGAGGCGATGAACCGCAAGCCCTGGAAGGCGTTCTCGATCGCCCTCCTGCTGCGATTCGGCCAGGCCGGCAACTCGGGCATGATCCAGACCTACCTCATCAGCTACATCACCGTCGTGCTACTGCTCGACCGCTCGATCGGCGTCAACGCCGTGATCGTCTCGTCGCTCGTCGCGTTCATCACCGTGCCACTGTCGGGCTGGCTCGGCGACCGCTTCGGCCGCAAGCGCATGTACATGATCTGGTCGATCGTCGCGCTCATCATCATCGTCCCGACGATGCTCATGATCAGCAGCGGTGTCACGGTGCAGGTCTTCATCGGCTACGTCGTGCTGCACAACCTCGCGGTGATGAGCTTCGCGTCGCTCGAGAACCTCACGCTGCCCGAGCTCTTCGGCTCCCGCAACCGCTACACGTTCACGGCCATGGCACGCGAGATCGCCGCCATCATCGCGACCGGCGCGGGTCCTGTCATCGCCGCCGCGTGGGTGTCGGCCGTCACCGGCTCGTTCATCCCGATCATCATCATGCTCTTCATCTTCACCCTGAGCGCCCTCATCGCCTCGATCTGGATGCCTGAGGTCGCCGGTCGCGACCTGACGGACCCGCGCGACGCGATCTGA